A genomic segment from Leptolyngbya boryana PCC 6306 encodes:
- a CDS encoding BTAD domain-containing putative transcriptional regulator, whose translation MLQIQLLGGFDLSYGDQSWTRAISERLQSLLAYLALNRQRAQSRQHLAYLFWGDSSNPQARTNLRKELYNLRQNLPNVEQIVRIEPKTLSWSPTIPFALDVMEFENAVAQNQLERAIALYRGQLLPSCDDDWIFPERDRLQQLYVRALEQLIEQLKNQQDYRLALNYAQQLSRVDPLNESTYCTLMQLHDLSGDRANALQVYHHCMTMLREELGVDPSPTTRRFYEQLLLEEESPIGSSPIQPRVHLPLSLPSQSALPMVGRNHEWHLIQEWSAIADPQVLLLTGEPGIGKTRLLEELRETTPFALWGRGFAAEMLRPYGIWIDALRSVRLLNPVPAELGFLLPEIGQPSKAPPDRSHLFDAVVQLLANWAAQTPLLVMLDDIQWIDEGSSALLHYASRLLTHLPVKFACTARSGELSKNAAISQVLRSLRREQRLNTIELQPFDRGNTAALIHAANTDHPFEMSLELIDRVFRDSGGNPLFVLEIARALSQRQSHATDLAALIRDRLDQLEDKARDLLPWAAALGRSFKPAMVAQVADYPLPELFSAIAQLEQQSIIRPSATGENELGYDFAHDVVRQVVYQHISEPRRQLMHWQIAHRLNQIATLDHSFAGDITHHAGLGGDHALAASHALPAAERCLKLFAYAEATVLAERGVQSCQWLDQRSRIPLQLRLLRVWAIAGVKHDLAVQIETQVHQLMAEANRLGLNDDAAIGHETLNVLYYEQGNYVQLHQHSLRSTEVSRAASPATAARVLALSGSCLTELGQDMIRAEALLLEAQSLANRVGLEQCDIHSGLGGIELHKANYDAARTFLQQALQLAQRDRDRWRECNCLMGLIMTELEAGNPSAALSYCSTMTHLVAQIEGKESENAIAAALAALAHYQLQRPEANLEAAIVKLQQLDIKRMLAYILIGAAEVDFAQERFELAALRAEEALQAAQTMKHPSEIAIAGALLIQSVLALKHAERAIGVFETLHHRIDRRLLSVRAQTQVDCMTQQLQPLMKKRKLSS comes from the coding sequence ATGTTGCAGATTCAACTTCTTGGTGGGTTTGACTTATCCTACGGCGACCAGTCGTGGACGAGGGCGATTTCAGAACGGCTTCAGTCTTTGCTGGCTTATCTAGCATTGAATCGGCAAAGGGCACAATCTCGCCAACACTTAGCCTATCTATTTTGGGGAGACTCGAGCAATCCGCAGGCTCGAACTAACCTACGTAAAGAGTTATACAATCTGCGGCAAAACCTACCCAATGTAGAACAGATTGTACGGATCGAGCCAAAAACGCTCTCATGGTCGCCAACTATTCCTTTTGCGCTAGATGTGATGGAATTTGAGAATGCGGTAGCACAGAACCAACTTGAACGTGCGATCGCGCTCTATCGAGGTCAATTATTGCCCAGTTGCGACGATGACTGGATTTTCCCAGAACGAGATCGATTGCAGCAATTGTATGTTCGAGCCTTAGAGCAATTGATCGAACAACTCAAAAACCAGCAAGACTATCGTTTAGCTTTAAACTACGCACAACAGCTATCACGGGTCGATCCGCTCAACGAATCGACCTACTGCACCTTGATGCAATTGCATGATTTGAGTGGCGATCGCGCTAATGCACTTCAGGTTTATCACCACTGTATGACGATGCTGCGCGAGGAGTTGGGCGTTGATCCGAGTCCTACCACTCGTAGATTCTATGAACAATTGCTACTAGAAGAAGAATCACCCATCGGCTCATCTCCAATTCAGCCAAGGGTACATCTCCCCCTATCGCTGCCGTCACAATCCGCCTTGCCAATGGTCGGACGGAACCACGAGTGGCATTTAATTCAAGAATGGTCAGCGATCGCTGACCCCCAAGTTCTACTCCTCACTGGTGAACCTGGGATTGGCAAAACTCGACTTCTAGAAGAACTTCGAGAAACAACCCCTTTTGCGCTCTGGGGACGGGGATTTGCGGCTGAAATGCTACGACCCTACGGCATCTGGATCGATGCATTGCGATCGGTACGGCTCCTCAATCCTGTCCCAGCAGAATTAGGCTTCTTACTGCCCGAAATCGGACAACCGAGCAAAGCCCCACCGGATCGAAGCCATTTGTTTGATGCGGTCGTGCAATTGCTAGCAAACTGGGCAGCACAAACCCCCTTACTGGTGATGCTCGATGATATTCAGTGGATAGATGAAGGCTCATCCGCCTTACTGCACTATGCGAGTCGCTTGTTGACTCATCTCCCGGTTAAATTTGCTTGTACGGCTCGTTCTGGAGAACTCTCCAAAAATGCCGCGATTTCGCAAGTTCTTCGATCGCTTCGACGGGAGCAACGTTTAAATACGATTGAACTCCAACCCTTCGATCGGGGTAACACAGCAGCCTTGATTCATGCAGCCAATACCGATCATCCATTTGAGATGTCTCTAGAACTCATCGATCGAGTTTTTCGAGATAGTGGCGGCAATCCTCTCTTTGTGCTGGAGATAGCACGAGCATTGTCTCAGCGGCAATCTCATGCAACGGATTTGGCAGCGTTGATTCGCGATCGCTTAGACCAATTAGAGGACAAAGCGCGTGACCTTTTACCCTGGGCAGCCGCGCTCGGACGAAGTTTCAAGCCTGCAATGGTCGCTCAGGTGGCAGACTATCCGTTGCCGGAGTTATTCAGCGCGATCGCGCAACTAGAGCAACAAAGCATTATCCGTCCCAGTGCGACAGGTGAAAATGAACTAGGCTATGACTTTGCCCATGATGTCGTGCGCCAAGTTGTGTATCAACACATTTCAGAGCCGCGCCGCCAGTTGATGCATTGGCAGATTGCTCACCGGCTCAACCAAATCGCAACGCTAGATCATTCTTTCGCAGGAGATATTACTCATCATGCGGGGCTAGGAGGAGATCATGCACTCGCTGCCTCTCATGCCTTGCCTGCCGCAGAACGCTGCTTAAAATTATTTGCTTATGCGGAAGCAACAGTTCTCGCAGAGCGGGGGGTGCAGTCGTGTCAATGGCTCGATCAGCGCTCTCGTATTCCCTTACAGTTGAGGTTACTCCGAGTCTGGGCGATCGCAGGTGTCAAGCACGATCTCGCTGTGCAGATCGAAACTCAGGTTCATCAACTGATGGCAGAAGCAAATCGATTAGGCTTGAATGACGATGCCGCAATCGGACACGAAACTTTAAATGTTCTATATTACGAGCAGGGCAATTACGTTCAACTGCATCAACATTCCCTGCGATCAACAGAAGTGAGTCGTGCCGCTAGCCCTGCGACAGCCGCTAGAGTGTTAGCGCTGAGTGGCTCCTGCTTGACAGAATTGGGACAGGATATGATTCGGGCAGAAGCACTCCTCCTAGAAGCCCAATCCTTGGCGAATCGGGTCGGACTAGAGCAGTGTGATATCCATAGTGGATTAGGAGGGATTGAACTACACAAGGCGAACTATGATGCAGCGCGAACTTTCTTGCAACAGGCATTGCAACTCGCGCAACGCGATCGTGATCGTTGGCGAGAATGTAACTGTTTAATGGGGTTAATCATGACCGAATTAGAAGCAGGCAATCCAAGCGCTGCTTTGTCTTACTGTTCAACGATGACGCATCTTGTTGCCCAGATTGAAGGCAAAGAGAGTGAAAACGCTATAGCAGCAGCCTTAGCAGCGCTTGCCCATTATCAGCTTCAGCGCCCCGAAGCCAATTTAGAAGCCGCGATCGTCAAACTGCAACAACTGGATATCAAGCGAATGCTAGCTTACATCCTGATTGGAGCAGCAGAAGTAGATTTTGCTCAGGAACGATTTGAATTAGCGGCTCTTCGAGCCGAGGAAGCTTTACAAGCGGCGCAAACGATGAAGCATCCGAGCGAGATTGCGATCGCTGGAGCGCTGCTGATTCAAAGTGTTTTAGCATTAAAGCACGCCGAACGGGCAATAGGAGTATTTGAAACCTTACACCATCGGATTGATCGCCGTTTGCTCAGTGTCCGCGCTCAAACTCAGGTTGATTGCATGACGCAACAACTACAGCCCTTAATGAAAAAACGTAAACTTTCTAGTTGA
- a CDS encoding nickel-binding protein — translation MSLVIVETVAEQPLTDAYLEEAVEIALPCLQARGITWLHSLLSRDRAQMICLYDSPDAATVRNAYAHLGVQKRAIWSGEMIPNRSRPQPNSADRSVIEAHSPASSAPDWNRIHQQFSQCCRELGVNWLRSYLSLDRTSAVYELEGLDAETIRNVSRKLGTSFDRIWSAHLLMP, via the coding sequence ATGTCACTCGTGATTGTTGAAACTGTTGCCGAACAACCACTGACCGATGCTTACTTAGAAGAAGCCGTTGAAATTGCGTTGCCCTGTCTACAAGCTCGTGGGATCACCTGGCTTCATTCCCTCCTGTCTCGCGATCGCGCTCAAATGATCTGTCTTTACGATTCGCCCGATGCTGCGACTGTGCGGAACGCCTACGCTCATCTAGGAGTTCAAAAACGGGCAATCTGGTCAGGGGAAATGATTCCAAACCGTTCTCGCCCTCAACCCAACTCGGCGGATCGCTCTGTCATCGAAGCACACTCTCCTGCTTCGAGCGCACCAGACTGGAACAGAATTCACCAACAATTTTCTCAATGCTGCAGAGAGTTAGGGGTGAACTGGTTACGCTCCTATTTGTCACTCGATCGTACTTCTGCGGTCTATGAACTAGAGGGATTGGATGCAGAAACGATTCGCAACGTTTCTCGAAAATTGGGCACTTCCTTTGATCGCATCTGGTCAGCTCACTTGCTAATGCCCTAA
- a CDS encoding class I SAM-dependent methyltransferase: MTTQTFDTTKAEAFAGRMFEIFNSAALSLMMSIGHRTQLFDTMADLPPSTSQQVAAAAGLNERYVREWLGAMVTGGFVTYNPLTQTYVLPIEYAAFLTRSATPNNLALVAQYIPVLASVEEQVIECFYKGGGVPYSEFQRFHEVMAEDSGQSTVTALFDQILPLVPGLTEALEQGIDVLDLGCGSGRALSTLAANFPKSRFTGYDFSEVTIATANHEARSQNLSNIRFQVQDAATLNEHDRYDLITTFDAIHDQARPDIVLRNIYQALRSDGVYLMQDIHASSQVEGNLEHPIAPWLYTISCMHCMTVSLAYGGMGLGTVWGNEQALKMLAEAGFKRVELKQVPQDFLNDYYITYKQ; the protein is encoded by the coding sequence ATGACAACCCAAACTTTTGATACCACCAAAGCAGAAGCCTTTGCAGGAAGAATGTTCGAGATTTTCAACAGTGCCGCTTTGTCGCTGATGATGTCGATCGGACATCGGACTCAATTGTTTGACACAATGGCAGACTTGCCGCCCTCGACCAGTCAGCAAGTTGCTGCGGCTGCTGGGCTGAACGAACGCTATGTGCGCGAATGGCTCGGTGCAATGGTCACAGGTGGATTCGTAACCTACAATCCACTGACTCAAACCTATGTGCTGCCTATAGAGTATGCTGCTTTTTTGACGCGATCTGCTACACCGAACAATCTGGCTCTTGTTGCTCAATACATCCCGGTGCTTGCCTCGGTCGAAGAGCAAGTAATTGAGTGTTTCTATAAAGGTGGCGGTGTTCCCTATTCTGAGTTCCAGCGATTTCACGAGGTGATGGCGGAAGACAGTGGTCAATCGACAGTAACAGCACTATTCGATCAGATCTTACCGCTCGTTCCGGGACTGACTGAAGCACTAGAACAAGGCATTGATGTCCTCGATCTCGGGTGTGGGAGTGGACGGGCACTGAGCACCCTTGCCGCGAACTTCCCCAAGAGTCGCTTTACGGGCTATGACTTTTCGGAGGTGACGATCGCGACTGCAAACCATGAAGCGCGATCGCAAAATCTCAGCAATATTCGATTTCAAGTGCAAGATGCCGCTACTTTGAACGAGCACGATCGCTACGATCTAATCACAACGTTTGATGCAATTCACGACCAAGCACGACCGGACATCGTGCTACGCAATATCTATCAAGCCCTACGAAGCGATGGGGTTTACTTGATGCAAGACATTCATGCTTCCAGCCAGGTCGAGGGCAACCTAGAGCATCCGATCGCACCCTGGCTTTATACCATTTCTTGTATGCATTGTATGACGGTTTCTTTGGCTTATGGCGGTATGGGTCTGGGAACGGTGTGGGGCAATGAGCAAGCATTAAAAATGCTAGCTGAAGCGGGATTCAAGCGGGTCGAACTCAAACAAGTGCCCCAAGATTTTCTGAACGATTACTACATCACTTACAAGCAATAG
- a CDS encoding tetratricopeptide repeat protein: MHKLFPVTLLSLQLVGLPSMSLAQVKPACISPYGGDDRAIPLSDPQLAKSQQGKEMAEIAIAFLKAGQPERAAQVNEQMRSRFKLAPKDLSTLVMIQSLIAGDQAAATAHVPKLNLTGFGDIDAIFLAARTLPVQDQADWILNVVDQLPIKNGKLLWWIVLAELYPNQPITLKIAAKIRSVLTQDDQLSEWVNLAVVYRQAGDFQAARSLLESLTDQARSEPRNLSNRLRMIQEFARIGQRDRARAELMNLNIETGSNSLSVNPDLTHHLSLAYAAIGDLTTVADLIQKLPVQADPDSFSFHRQDSTRSAIARQFAEQKNVQQSQRFLLSIKDAKLQQETAQRIIQRFLQTEQWASAAAISSLAEPKLQAMVAYKAALANQSALSDRVISTMRGNNGDLIRLLQTTSALNQVGYQTKAHTLLQEALSLATQQNIQPLLPTIAVQFAEAGDFEQANQLLDRQLRSFEQRSQKPKFPAFEPLLPISPTPPDESALWRFFEYVRLSASSFQPEKPTPPVTAIPVQPSIAGTTAINLGSFATFYSRARNFTKADQLIQKIPDQYCTFKASIIQFAVLEAIAANQPEVAQSLLAKLSRSAQHQDFVRANLIAIAHLYLTQNQSAKAIPLLEQSLNLLHT, from the coding sequence ATGCACAAACTTTTCCCGGTCACACTTCTCAGTCTGCAACTCGTTGGTCTGCCTTCGATGAGTCTGGCGCAGGTTAAGCCAGCCTGCATCAGTCCCTATGGTGGAGACGATCGCGCGATTCCGTTGAGTGATCCTCAATTGGCGAAAAGTCAGCAAGGAAAAGAAATGGCAGAAATTGCGATCGCATTTCTCAAAGCAGGTCAACCAGAACGCGCCGCTCAGGTCAACGAGCAGATGCGATCGCGCTTCAAGCTCGCCCCTAAAGATCTCTCAACCTTAGTCATGATTCAGTCTCTTATCGCTGGAGATCAAGCTGCTGCAACCGCACATGTGCCTAAGCTCAACCTGACTGGATTTGGAGATATTGATGCGATCTTTCTCGCGGCGCGGACTCTACCTGTTCAAGATCAAGCCGATTGGATACTGAACGTGGTCGATCAACTCCCGATCAAAAACGGCAAATTGCTGTGGTGGATTGTACTAGCGGAGTTATATCCCAATCAACCTATCACTCTAAAAATTGCAGCAAAGATTCGCTCTGTGCTGACCCAAGACGATCAACTTTCCGAATGGGTGAATTTAGCAGTCGTCTATCGTCAAGCAGGAGATTTTCAGGCAGCCCGATCTCTACTCGAATCCTTAACAGATCAAGCGCGATCGGAACCTCGCAACCTATCTAATCGGCTCAGGATGATTCAAGAATTTGCTCGCATCGGACAGCGCGATCGCGCACGGGCTGAACTCATGAACCTCAACATCGAAACAGGATCAAATAGCCTGTCTGTGAACCCTGACTTGACCCATCACTTAAGCCTTGCTTATGCTGCCATTGGAGATTTAACCACAGTTGCAGACTTGATTCAAAAGCTCCCAGTTCAAGCTGATCCGGATTCCTTTAGCTTCCATCGTCAAGATTCAACCCGATCCGCGATCGCGCGACAATTTGCAGAACAAAAAAATGTTCAACAAAGCCAACGATTTCTACTTTCGATCAAAGATGCGAAGCTACAACAAGAGACGGCTCAACGGATCATCCAGCGTTTTCTTCAAACAGAACAATGGGCATCCGCAGCGGCAATTTCATCATTAGCAGAACCGAAATTACAAGCGATGGTTGCTTACAAAGCAGCACTGGCAAATCAATCCGCACTCAGCGATCGTGTGATCTCAACCATGCGCGGCAACAACGGAGATCTGATTCGCCTACTTCAGACTACATCCGCACTCAATCAGGTCGGATACCAAACGAAAGCACACACCTTACTGCAAGAAGCCTTATCTTTAGCAACTCAGCAAAACATTCAGCCCCTTTTGCCGACGATTGCAGTTCAGTTTGCAGAAGCGGGTGATTTTGAGCAGGCAAATCAACTGCTCGATCGACAATTGCGAAGCTTTGAGCAACGATCGCAAAAACCAAAATTTCCAGCGTTTGAACCTTTGCTACCCATCTCACCCACTCCTCCTGACGAATCCGCTTTATGGCGATTTTTTGAGTATGTCCGGCTGAGTGCCTCATCCTTCCAACCCGAAAAACCTACTCCACCCGTTACCGCAATTCCAGTTCAGCCCTCGATCGCAGGAACAACAGCCATCAACCTCGGCAGTTTTGCAACCTTCTATAGTCGCGCCCGCAATTTTACAAAAGCGGATCAACTGATCCAAAAGATTCCCGACCAGTACTGCACCTTCAAAGCATCCATCATTCAATTTGCTGTGTTAGAAGCTATTGCAGCCAATCAGCCAGAGGTAGCGCAGTCCCTTTTAGCGAAACTTTCTCGGTCTGCTCAGCATCAAGATTTTGTGCGGGCAAATTTAATTGCGATCGCTCATCTCTATCTCACGCAAAATCAATCTGCAAAAGCAATCCCTCTTTTAGAACAATCCTTGAATCTGCTCCACACATAG